GCTCCGAACACCAATTCGATCCCTGACGGCGCGCTGTACACCTGCACGTTTACCGTATCGGGAACGCTTCCAGCAGGGGGTGCCACGTTGCAGAACATCGACATCGTGACTTCCTCTCCGAGCGGTCTCCAGCTGTGTTCGTCGTCGGGCGCGACACCGTGCGGTGGCACGAACGGATTGATCAGTAGTGGAATTGTTCCCCCGACCAACACGCCGGGCACGCCGGGCGGGCCGACGAACACGCCGGGCACGCCGGGCGGGCCGACGAACACGCCGGGCACGCCGGGCGGGCCGACGAACACGCCGGGCACGCCGGGCGGGCCGACGAAGACGGCAACGGCGACCGCGACGGCTATGAAGACGCCGGGCGGGCCGACGAACACGCCGGTGCCGAGCGGCTTAGACTCAGATGGTTGCCAGATCAGCACGGTTGGTGGCAGCGCTTCGTGGTTACTGCTGATTCCAGCCGTCGGTCTGCTGGTAGTGCGGCGCAGACATCGGTAAGTCTGTGAACTAACCTCCGATCAACAGAGGGGGCCCAGTGATGGGCCCCCTTTTTTTCGTGCCCTTTTTGTTGAAAACCGAGTGCCCCTTCCCCAGCCTTGAACCATTCCCTCTGGTCACGTAAGAGGTGACAAATGCGTCACGTTGACAGACGGGTAGTGGTGACCGGCCTGGGACTGATCACGCCGCTCGGGAATAACGTCCCAACCAATTGGGAGAACCTGCTGGCTGGGCGCTCGGGCATCAGGGCGATAGCGCGCTTCGACGCGGCGCAGTTGCCGGTGCGCATCGCGGGAGAAGTGCGCGACTTCGATCCGCTGCGGTACATCGAGAAGCGCGACGTCAAGAAGATGGATGCATTTATCCAGTACGCCATTGCGGCGGCGCAGATGGCGGTGGATGACGGGCGGCTGGTTATCGATGCCGGTAATGCTGAACGGATCGGGGTGCTGGTTGGCGTCGGCATCGGCGGCATCGCGACACTGGAAGAGGGGGAGCAGAGCTTTTTGGAATCAGGTACGCGCCGGCTTTCGCCGTTCATGGTGCCACGGCTGATCGCCAACATGGCGCCCGGCCAGATCGCCATTCGCTTCGGCGCCAAGGGGGTGAATTACGCCGTCGCGAGTGCCTGCGCCTCCGGCGGGCACGCCATCGGCGAGGCCTACCGGCTGATTCGTTTCGGATATCAGGACAGTATGCTGGCGGGCGGCGCCGAGGCGGCGGTGACCCCGCTGAGTATTGCCGGTTTTTCCGTCATGCGGGCCTTATCGGCCCGCAATGATGAGCCTGAGCGCGCGAGCCGGCCGTTTGATAGCGAGCGCGACGGCTTCGTCATGGCGGAAGGGGCGGGGATTCTGGTCCTGGAGGAGTCCGAACGAGCCATCAAGCGGGGTGCGCGCATCTACGCCGAGATCATCGGCTACGGCGCCAACTCCGATGCCTATCATATCACTACGCCGGCTCCGGATGGCGAGGGCGCGGCCCGCTGCATGCGCCTGACCTTGGACGATGCGGACATCGAGCCTGGCGAGGTCGACTACATCAATGCCCATGGGACCTCGACGCCGTACAACGACGTCAACGAGACACAGGCGATCAAGCGCGTGTTTGGCGGGCATGCGCGGCGGCTCGCCGTCAGCTCGACGAAGTCGATGACCGGTCATTTGCTGGGCGCGGCGGGGGCGGTCGAGGCGGCGTACACCGTGTTGACCGCGTACCACGGCGTGATTCCACCGACAATCAATTACGAACACCCGGATCCCGAGTGTGATCTCGATTACGTTCCAAATGTGGCACGCACCGCCGCGGTGCGCGTGGCGCTGTCGAACTCCTTTGGTTTCGGCGGCACCAACGCCTGCCTGGCCTTCCGGCGGTTTGATCAGCTGTGAAACCCTTGCTCGAGAAGTTGTTTCAACGGCGCTTGCTTTTCGTTGCTGGGAAGGGTGGGGTCGGCAAGACCACGACGGCGTGTGCGCTCGCCTTGATCGCGTCGCAACTCGGAAAGCGTACGCTGCTGACCGAGGTCGACGGTGCCGGGCGCGCCGCATACCTGCTGGGGGTCGAGCCGGCGCCGATCGGTCTGCCGCGCCGGGCAGGTCCATTACTATCCGTGATGTCGGTGGAAGGCGGCGCCGCGCTGGCGGAATATCTGGAGATCATTCTGCCGGTGAAGCGCGTGTTGCAGGCGGTCTTTGCAAGCCGCATCTACAAGTATTTCGTGGCGGCGGCTCCCGGTCTGAAGGAACTGCTGACCATCGGCAAGATCTGGTACGAGGCGGAACGCTTGGAGGAATCTGGAGGGCAGCGCCTCTGGGACCTGGTGATTGTCGACGCTCCGGCTACCGGGCACAGCCTGCAGTACCTGCGTATGCCGCACGCGGCGCACCAGGCCTTTGGCGGCGGCTTGGTGGGCCGGGAAAGTAAGCGTATCGTCGACCTCCTGGTCGACCCACGGGTGACGGCGGTCAACCTGGTGACCACCGCGGAAGAAATGCCAGTGAATGAGACGCTCGAGATGTACGAGCAAATCCGTGATGAGCTGCACATGCCGCTGGGTATCCTGTTCTTGAATCGGATGCATTACGCGACGTTCGAGGCGAAACAGGTCGACAACCTGGAACGCAAGCTGGCCAAGCTGCACGACGCGCGGGAACGCGCCATCGCCACGGAGGTTATGAACCGCGGGCGGGAGGAGGCCGGGTGGACCGCCATCAACCACCGGTACTCGCAGCGGCTGGCTAGCGAGGTGCGCATGCCGCGCATCGAAGTGCCCTTCGTGTTTGCCGAGGAATTTGGTCTGAAGGAAGTGCATGCCGTCGTGGCGGCGATCGTGCGGGACAGCGCCGGCTCGACGCGGCGGGGAGCCGTCCATGGGCGGGCTTGACGAGTTATTGCGCCGCCATCACATCATCATCTGCGCCGGCAGCGGCGGGGTGGGGAAAACCACCACCGCCGCATCCATTGCGCTCCGCGGCGCGCTCGCGGGCAGACGCACGGTGGTCTTGACGATTGATCCCGCTAAGCGGCTGGCCAACGCACTCGGTATGCGCACCGTGGGTGGCAGCGGTTCGGTCGTGACGGGTGACGATCTCCAGCCGGGGATGCTTACCGCCATGATGCTGGATCAGAAAGGGGCCTGGGACGAGCTGGTCGAACGGCATGCGCCTTCAGCCGAGGTCCGCGACCGCATTCTCAACAACCATTTTTATCAGCATCTGTCGCAGAGCTTTGCCGGCTCATACGAGTATGTGGCCATTGAGCAGTTGTGTGAGCTGCACGCCAGTGGTGCATACGATCTGATCGTGGTCGACACCCCCCCAACGCGCCATGCGCTCGATTTCCTGGAGGCGCCGCAACGCCTTGCGGACTTCCTTGACCGGCGAGTGGTGAAGTGGTTCGTCCGCCCATATTTCTCGGCTGGCTGGGCCACCTTGCGCTTCGTGAATCGCACGGTCGGGTTCTTGTTTCGCCGCTTGGAGGAGGCCACGGGAATCTCCGCGTTGGTTGAAGTGTCCGATTTCTTCACCTCGATGAGCGGGTTGTTCGAGGCGTTCGCGCCACGCGTACGCCGCGTGTACGAGCTCCTGCGTTCCAGCGACACGTGCTTTGTGCTCGTGGCCGCCCCGGAGGAGCAGGTGCTGACCGAAGCGGAGTACTTTTGCCGTAAAGTACGCGAACTCGACATTCCCCTGCGGACGGTAGTGTTCAACCGGACCCACCGCGAGTTGACGGCGGGGCGTCAGGGGGTGGCGGCAGATGAGGTCACACGGCTGATGATGCGCCTGCTCGGTGAAGAGACGCTCGCTACGAAATTGGCGGAGAACTTCAGCCACTACGAAATGATCGGGCGCGGCGACGGATTGCGGATGGAATCGTTCCGCCGCATTCTGCCGAAGGGAGTTGCCACGATCGAGGTTCCCAACTTCAATTCGGATGTCCACAGCCTCGCTGACCTGCGCGCCATGCACCCCTTTCTGTTTGCCGCATAAGGAATACACCCGAGGCATGGCGTTTCCGCCGGAGGCGCGAAGCGCCATACGTCTGAGCACAGAGATTCCAATCTGCGTGCTGTAAGCTGCCGTCTTCGATTCGTGACTGCTGTTCCGTCTAGGCGACAGTTCGGCGCCCTGAAGAATTCACCATGGCTTGATTCAGCACTGGTCTAGCGTTTGCAGATGGTGAAAGGTGCGGGAATTGGTGGACCGCATCTTGCCCCCGCAGTCCACCAGAGGGGATGGGCGGGAAGGAAACTTCCGACCGTGTACGGACCGCCTCCGCGCGTTCCTCCAGATATGGAGCGCCCACTCCCATCTCGCTTGCGAAACGGTTGACGATGGAACCTGTTCCCCAGAGACGCTCCACCTACCTCTACGCGTTTGGCTTTATCTTCGCCGTCGCCTTCACCGTGTATGTCTTTGTCTTGAGTTACTGAGGTCCTTTTGGCGCTCGGGTGGCGGTAGACCGTCCTCGTAGCCATGCCGGGCCTATCACTTGACCGTCCGTTCTATCCAGTCTGCGAAGACCACGGGAGCTCCTTGTCCTAGGGCGGATAATTAATTAATGTTCCTGTTGATGTGGTGGACTCTACTTCCCCTGTGGCGCAGAATAAGGTAAGCCTATCGGTCAGTTTGGACTGACGTCCGTGATCGGCGGTCCCCCGGTTATTTGCTCGAAAGGAGAGAAGCATGCGAAGCGAGTTGAGGGTGAGTGATCTCAAGAAGCGAGTACGCACCAGTAGCAGGTTGATGAATGTCAAGATTCCCGCCTACGTCAGCGATGCGATAGAGAAGGTGGCAAGTGATCTCGGCGCATCCAAGACCGAGGTAGTGATCGCGTTGCTCAATGAAGGACTCGACGCGGCAGCCTCGGCGTTGAAAAGTTGGCGTCCTCCGAAAGCGTCCGCCGGATCGGCGAATCGCGCTTGTGCTGTGCCATCCTGCGACCGCCCGCATGTGGCAAGGGGTTACTGTGCCAACCATTACCAAGCGTTGCGTCGAGGTAAACTCAGTCGTCCTGCATGACGTACGAGCCGT
This portion of the Candidatus Binatia bacterium genome encodes:
- the fabF gene encoding beta-ketoacyl-ACP synthase II — encoded protein: MRHVDRRVVVTGLGLITPLGNNVPTNWENLLAGRSGIRAIARFDAAQLPVRIAGEVRDFDPLRYIEKRDVKKMDAFIQYAIAAAQMAVDDGRLVIDAGNAERIGVLVGVGIGGIATLEEGEQSFLESGTRRLSPFMVPRLIANMAPGQIAIRFGAKGVNYAVASACASGGHAIGEAYRLIRFGYQDSMLAGGAEAAVTPLSIAGFSVMRALSARNDEPERASRPFDSERDGFVMAEGAGILVLEESERAIKRGARIYAEIIGYGANSDAYHITTPAPDGEGAARCMRLTLDDADIEPGEVDYINAHGTSTPYNDVNETQAIKRVFGGHARRLAVSSTKSMTGHLLGAAGAVEAAYTVLTAYHGVIPPTINYEHPDPECDLDYVPNVARTAAVRVALSNSFGFGGTNACLAFRRFDQL
- a CDS encoding ArsA family ATPase, with the translated sequence MKPLLEKLFQRRLLFVAGKGGVGKTTTACALALIASQLGKRTLLTEVDGAGRAAYLLGVEPAPIGLPRRAGPLLSVMSVEGGAALAEYLEIILPVKRVLQAVFASRIYKYFVAAAPGLKELLTIGKIWYEAERLEESGGQRLWDLVIVDAPATGHSLQYLRMPHAAHQAFGGGLVGRESKRIVDLLVDPRVTAVNLVTTAEEMPVNETLEMYEQIRDELHMPLGILFLNRMHYATFEAKQVDNLERKLAKLHDARERAIATEVMNRGREEAGWTAINHRYSQRLASEVRMPRIEVPFVFAEEFGLKEVHAVVAAIVRDSAGSTRRGAVHGRA
- a CDS encoding ArsA-related P-loop ATPase, which produces MGGLDELLRRHHIIICAGSGGVGKTTTAASIALRGALAGRRTVVLTIDPAKRLANALGMRTVGGSGSVVTGDDLQPGMLTAMMLDQKGAWDELVERHAPSAEVRDRILNNHFYQHLSQSFAGSYEYVAIEQLCELHASGAYDLIVVDTPPTRHALDFLEAPQRLADFLDRRVVKWFVRPYFSAGWATLRFVNRTVGFLFRRLEEATGISALVEVSDFFTSMSGLFEAFAPRVRRVYELLRSSDTCFVLVAAPEEQVLTEAEYFCRKVRELDIPLRTVVFNRTHRELTAGRQGVAADEVTRLMMRLLGEETLATKLAENFSHYEMIGRGDGLRMESFRRILPKGVATIEVPNFNSDVHSLADLRAMHPFLFAA